GTTTAAGGAGGATGATTATGGCGAAGCAGAAGTTTGAGCGGACGAAGCCGCATGTTAACATTGGGACGATTGGGCATGTTGATCATGGTAAGACGGCGTTGACTGCGGCGATTACGAAGGCGTTGGA
Above is a window of candidate division WOR-3 bacterium DNA encoding:
- a CDS encoding GTP-binding protein; amino-acid sequence: MAKQKFERTKPHVNIGTIGHVDHGKTALTAAITKAL